The DNA sequence CAGACTCGGGTCGAGGGTCTTGTTACGGCCGTAGCGGGCCATGTACTGAAACGCAATCCGGGCCTGCTCGATGTAGGAAGCCGGTGACGACAGGTCGCGGCCATAGGGAGCGGGGATGTTTTCCAAATCGCGCTGGCCCTCCGGGTACGTAGCTTCCATCCATTTTGGAATTGTTTTCAGGCAGGCCAGCACCTCGATACCTTCGGCCTGGCAGCGCTCATACATGACATCGTAGTGCCAGCTTCCGCTAAACGTGGGGTTGAAGCTATACTCGCCGGGAATACTTTCCAGTTTTTCCCAGTCCATGTAATGGCGAATGGCCGAAAACGTTTTGAGTGCCGGCATGCGCGACTCATCGATCTGCCAGGGAGCCGACGCATCTTCAATATTCCACTCGAACGCGTTGACACCAATAGACTGCCGGAAAAGCGTAGACCGGGTCGGGGTAGCGGTGGGGGCCGTTCCGGCCTGGTGCGTTCCATAAAGCTCCATCTCGGCGGGATAGGCACCCGATGTATTGAGCACCAGGTAACGGGCATTGGTGATGGCCGTTTTAAGCGCAAACTCCGAAGGCTTCTGGGGGTCGGGACCAACCCATTCCTGGTATTTGTCGCCAATGAACCGGGCAATGGGAATGCGCTGCCAGGTGTCGGTAATGATGGAAAGCGTTACGGGTGCGTCAGTGTTGGTGCCCTGGCCGTCAAAGAACCGGATGCTCTCGATCCGCATTGTTTCGCCGGGAAGCAGGGGATAATAAGCATCGTAATTGGTCAGGATTTTGCCAAAACCCGTGTTCACCGGTTCATCGGTATTTCCGTCAAATAGAGCATCGAGGCCATTGCTGGTGTTGTTGACCTGATACCAGCGCTTGGCATCGATGGGTATTTTACCACTGCCAGCTCTTGCCAGTTGGGACGCATTCTCCTGCGGGGGACTGCACGCCCGCGTCCCGCCGAAGAAGAGAACAGTGAAACACGTAGCAGTCAGGGTGAGTAAGGTCTTTTTCATAAACTGGCTGATTCAGGGGTTGATCGCCGGTGCGTTTGGTATGATAAACTACCGGAGCAGCAGTACACGTCCGGTCTTGGTATAAGATCGAATCACGTTCGTTGCGTCGGTCAACTGATAATTGACTACCCAACTGTAGTCGCCGGCCGGGCAGGGTGCACCAGCCTGGGAGCCATCCCACCGTTGGTCCAGGGCGTTACTGGTGAATACAGGTTTGCCCCAGCGATTATATATAGTTAAATTGAACGCGTTAGCTCCCCGTAGATGGAAAACCAGGTCATCGTTCAGGCCGTCATTATTCGGCGAAAAGGCTTCGGGCGCGAAGACGGGTGTTGGCCGACATTCGCCACATTGTTTCAGCTGAATATCGTCCAGAGCTATATCGTTGCCGCAGCCTCCGGCACCCTGTTGATTGATGAGTTTGACCACAACGCCTTCCACCTGCTCGGGGGCCGTGAACACTGCCGAGAAACGCTGCCAGGTGGGCGTGGATGATTGGGGAATGGTCCCGATGTTGATGGACTGAATAATCTGGCCACCTTCGGTTTCGATACTGATCGTCAGTTCAGGCAAGACAGGGTCGGAGCAGATACCGGGTTTCAATAAATTGACCCCCCACACCGAGAATTCGTAGGCAGTACCGCTACAGAGGCCTGTTAAAGGATGCGTATAAAAAGCACCGGCCGCATCGGAAGCATTCACGATCATCATATTTCCCCGTACGTCGTTGGGCGTATGATCTTCAGGTATGGTATGCCACGAATACATAAAGCAACTGCCATCAACGGCGTCGGTAACTTTATACGATCCGTCAACGGGGCACAGATCCGTTGATGCCCGGTAAGTTGTCCGGCCGCTCAGGGAGATACTCGATCCGGCTTGCCCGAACGACTGGTTAACGGCAGGCTCTTTGGAGAGGTCCAGGCAAACCTGCCCCAAACTGGCGTGACTGAATCCGCAGGTAAGCCCAAACAGACACATTCGCAGGATAGAGCGGATACTACGCATCGGCTGGCGAATGTACTGGATTCTGGCCCGGTATTGAGCCGGGTTTGTCTGCTTACGGGTAGCGAGCGGACCTGATGTCGGTGGGTTATCTAACGCAGATGCCATACGGGTCAGGCTCCAGTGAGCGTGTGTCTGTGGGTTGGGGTCAGGTTAGAAACCAGGTGCAGCGCGAGTGGAGGGCAGGGCGTGGAGGTTGGAAAAAACGGAACAGGAATAAAGACAACCGGTTGCCAGCCTATCAGGTCCGGCCGTGCTTTTGGCAATGGGTTAGTGATCATTGAATAAGTAAAAACGCAAACGTTGGTATTGACATCGGCTGGCTGTTGCACGAGCGGGTGCCTTTTCGGTCATCCCGGCAGGGGCGTTTAGCCAGCCGGCCCCTTTTTTCAGAACAGGTCGATCAACTATTTACCGCCTTGTTAACTAATCGTTTATTAAGACGAAGAATCGGTATTGCGTCACCCGGCAAATGGACGAATCGTCTAATTATCAGTAGATTAAATTTTCAATGTTGGTCGATTTATTGATAGTTTTACTGAATTAACAACCGCTAGTATGGACAATGTGTCGGTTACCTGTACTGCCTGTCAGGATGTTACATGGGAGGGGTGGTCGGTCGATGCAATAGGAAGCGAACTGGCTGTTTACCGGATTAACCTGTCTGATGTGCTGCCCTGGCTGTCGCCACTGCGCAACCTGCTGGCCTGGGATGAGATTGACCGGGCACTGCGGTACCGCCGGCCGGACGATGAACTTCGGTTTAGCTGTACCCGGGCGCTACTTCGGTTGTTACTGGCGCGGTATACGCTCCAGTTGCCCGGCGAGTTGCGTTTCGTGGCCGGCGCCAATCGGAAACCAGCGCTGGACGGTACAACCGGCTGGCAGTTTAACGTATCGCACTCGGGAAATTGGCTGCTCATCGCCATCGGCCGGGCGCAGGTTGGTGTCGATCTGGAATGGGTAAACCCCGGCTTTCCTTTTCACGACGTATTTGAACTCAGTTTTAGCCATGCCGAGCAGCGCCATATTGAGTCGGCTGCCGACGCGAGGCTGGCGTTCTACCGGCTATGGACGCGCAAAGAAGCGCTGGTAAAAGCAACCGGAAAGGGTATGGATGATGCGTTTGACCAGATTCCTTCCTTAACGGGTACGCACCAGACAAACCGCCAGGTACTGGGACAGTCGGGTGGTTGGATGGTGATTAGCTTCACCGTTGAGGACGCCTATACTGCCGCCGTTGCGCACAACGGAACACCGGTGGCGACACCTCGTTTCTATACCCTCGATCCGGGCTTGCTCCTGAACAATGCCTAACGGGCTCTGCCTCTATTTTCGAGTTAGCGTGGATTTGTCTGTCACGGAATGCGCTTTATTCAGTCCAAATGGTATTTAGGATAACGAGTTCGTTCATGCAGCGCCTGGTGCTCAAATTTCTCTACGTAGTAGCTACGCTCAACTACCCCAAAATTCGCCGTGACCTGCGGTATTTTATTCGGGATAATTATTTCTGCCGCCTTAATCAATTTCGGTTTATCGGCCGTGATTACCTGACCCGGCGTCCTTACAAAGTAATTGACTACCACGGCGAGTTTGATCAGGAGCTGCGCTACGTGTTGCCATTTGCCTACTGGCATTTCTTAAACGGGACGCTGCAACAGACCATTTCCTGCACCAACACGAAGCCGTTTTATTTCTTCAGCGAAAACCACGTCGAACAATACGATAAACGGGTCTGGCAGGCAGGATACGACTACTACGATGTGCCTAACATGACCCATAGTCCAACCTTCGATTTCTCGAAATGGGCACCCGTTCCGCTAAAAAGCCATTATAAAAATGACGTATTTGTGTTTGACAAACCAATACTGGTCATTGCCAACAAGTACAACATTGAGTGGGACAGTCCACCCACAAACTTTCTGGATATCCCCGCGCTGGATCGTATCCTGTCCATGTGCAAAGCCACTTACCAAATCATTTACAACCGCCCCCTGTCGACGCATATCGTCCTCGACAACAGCGAAATAATGGACCTGGGCGAGCACCAGTGGTTGCGGGAGAATCATCCGGATGTGTTACAGATGAATGATCTGTTTGACCAGTACCGGGACAGCGTAAGCAATTTTAATCATCTCCAGTTGATGGTCTATGCCAATTGCGACCACTTTATTTCCATGCACGGCGGTACGGCAGCCCTGGCCAGTTATTTCGGGGGCATTAACATAATCCTGTCGAAACCGGGCGGGGGAATGGAACACCACTTCAACGAATATGCCACCATTTTTCCGGCTTTGTCCGGCGCTCAGATTCGGCACGCAAAAAAAGTTGATGACATTTTTAATGACCTGAACGAGCACTTTTAAGTCTAAACAAAACAAGCGTTCTGCTGGATGAAAACGCCTGTTTTATTCGATTTCAACGTGTATGATTATCACCCGGATTACGAGTGGCTTGGGCAATCAACTCTTTCAATATGCATTGGGGCGTAGTCTTGCGTTGCAACACAAAACGTCCCTGTACTTTGATCTGAGCTATTACCGCCAGGCGTATGAAACGGATACACTGCGAGCCTTTAAACTTGACCGGTTCAACATCGACTACGAGGTACTGAATAATTCGCCCTACCTGTACGTATCGAAATTCACGAAACTACTGCCTAACCGTACCCTGAAGCCTTTATTTCGGTTCGTTCAGGAAAAGCATTTTCACTTCGATGCCGGCGTGCGCAAAGCCAGTGCTGCCTTTGTGACTCTAGATGGCTTCTGGCAATCGGAACGCTATTTCGGCGAGAACGAACCCATTATCCGGCAGGATCTGCAGTTCAACCGGGAAACCGGCGACACGTTTGCCCGCTATAAAACGGAGATTGCGCAAAGCCAGCAACCCGTTTCGCTGCACATCCGCCGGGGTGATTACGTTAACCATCCCGAGTTCAGTAAATCGTTCGGGTTTCTGGGCCTCGATTACTACCGGGCGGCTATCGCTTTGCTGAAAAGTCGGTTTGCTTCCTTTAAGCTCTTTATTTTCAGCGATGACCCCGAGTGGGTCCGGGAAAACCTGATAACTGATGTTGACTATACGCTGGTTGTTAACACGGGAGCTGACGCGGACCTGGACGATTTACACCTGATGAGTTTGTGTAGCCACCATGTCATTGCCAACAGCTCGTTCAGTTGGTGGGGGGCCTGGCTCAACGCCGACCCGGACAAGGTCGTGATTGCCCCCAAAACGTGGTTCAGGAACAAGCCAGACTGGAACACTGCTGATTTGGTCCCAACGTCCTGGCTGCGGGTGTAGAAATCGCCCTGACCAGCGGGTTGCACGACTGGTCTGATAAAGAATGACTAACTAACCCATACATCGTTAAACGTACGTTGCCATGCCACTTAAACAGTATATCGACAGCCATCCTGCCTTGAAACGGTTCATTCACTGGACCCTCATCCCTACCAACAAGGCAAGACCCCGGCGCTGGGTCAGCTGGTTCGTAAATCCGTTTATTCATCAGCGGCATCGTTCGTCAACGGTCAGTTCGGGCGTTCGGCTGGACGTACTTCCCTTCAACGGGTTTGAGATGGGAGCTAATAGCACCATTGAATCGTTCAGCGTAGTTAACAATGGCGTTGGACCTGTCCGGATCGGTGCCAACTCGCTCGTAGGCATCGGGGCTATCGTGATCGGACCCGTTGAGATCGGTGCCAACGTGATCATGGCGCAGCATGTTGTACTATCCGGCCTTAACCACACCTACGAAAATATTCACCAGCCCATCTGGAAGCAGCCCGTAACGACCAAGCCAATCATTGTTGAGGACGAATGCTGGATTGGGGCCAACGTGACCATCACGGCTGGCGTCACCATTGGCCGCCACGCTGTTGTGGCGGGCGGTAGCGTCGTCACCCACGATGTACCTCCCTACAGCGTCGTTGGGGGTAACCCGGCCCGTGTGTTGAAACAATATGACGAATCGGCGGGGGAGTGGCTGAAAGCAGCTCCCAAGGCCGCAGAGTCCCTGGCGCGTCAGCTCACGCCCGTCATGGCGTAGGCCTGGCGAATCCATTGCTGTCCCATTCCTTCGTTTTCCTTTGTTGTCAAATGCGTTGGCGTGCGTAGCCTGCGCCATTCCACCATGACCAATTTTTTACTGCCTAACTGGATCGCAGAGCACCAGTTTACTTATGATCCCGCCAACCCGCCCCAGACGCTCGTCCGGGAACTTCGTGGGCGTCTGAGTCGATTCCGCAGCCTGGACCCTGAGATTTCGATTGTCATTCCGGCCTATAATGAGGAAGCGAACCTGCTGAATACGCTGTCGTCGTTAGCCGGCCAGCTGTCAGCCTGCCGGATTGAGCTGATCGTTGTCAACAACAATTCATCAGACCGTACCCAGGAGTTACTCGATCAATGTGGTGTTAAGTCCGTCACTGAGCGGCAGCCCGGTGTTGCCTACGCCCGGCAGGCTGGACTTAACGCAGCCAGGGGATGGTTTGTGGCTAATGCCGATGCCGACTGTCTCTATCCTCCGGGTTGGGTCGATGCCATCGTTAATCCCCTACGGCAGCCAACCGTAGCCTGCACCTATGGCCTGTATTCCTTTATCCCCAACGAGCAGGCTTCCCGGATTATGCTGGAGTGTTATGAGCAGGTGAGCCATACGCTGAACTTTATCCGAAGCCGGAGCGAACCTTACCTCAATGTGTACGGGTTCAACTTCGCTTTTCGGCGGGACGATGCGCTGGCCATTGGCGGTTTTGCGCTCGATTCGGGTCCGGTAGGGTCCGTTGCTGAACTGGTAGCAGAAGGCAAAATGCCTGCTGTTTCAAAAAAAGGCGAAGATGGCTGGATGGCACTTTCGCTCATGCGGGAGGGAAAAGGCACGATTTGCCGGGTGACCAGCACAAAGGCTCACGTCTGGACCAGCGTCCGGCGTCTGGTTGCCCACGGGAGCCTGGGCGACGCTTTCACCGATCGGCTGAACCGGACCGTAAAAGGGTGGGCGAGCGGCCTGCTGCACCGGAACTGACTACCGACAAAACAACCCGACTAATGCGATAACCTGCCGATGACCAGGCCCCGGACCGCTCTAAATAGGGGCGGCCTGCTGGGGTAGGTGAACGAACTGCGCCATAATCGCTTCAAATTCTTCGGCTCGTTTCTCCCACGAGTTAGACTGGGCCGTCGCAATTCGCGCGGCCCGGCGCAGGGGCGACTCGTCGGTGAGGGCCCGCTGCAGCGCCAGGACAAAGTCTGCCGGGTTGTTGGCCAGCTCAATAATGCCGTCGAAATCGTCAAGCAGCGAAAACGGGGTTGATACCACCGGTAGGCCAGCCGCCAGATACTCGTTGATTTTCAGAGGATAAATCGTGTACGTGTGGGCGTTGCATACGTATGGAATGATGGCGGCTGTCAGTTGAGCCAGAAACCGGGGCAGTGCGTGGGGCTGGTGCGGAGGAATGAAATCGACGTTTGAATAGCGTGACAGTCGCTGGGTGATGAGGGGTTCGTTCACGTCGCCGATAAACTGAAACAGCACATCCGGCATGGCCCGTACGCAGTGTTCAACCAGATCCAGGTCAATGCGGTTGTCGGCGGTACCGAGGTAGCCAACAACGGGTTTGGCCAACGCTGGCTGCTCGCTGGCTAACGCCAGCGCCTGGTTGAATAGCTTAAAATTAACGCCGTTTTTGACACAAAAAGCATTGGGCTGCAGCGTCGACTTGATCCGGCGCAGCGTCTCCGACGTCGTAACAACGGCGTCGACACGTTGCAGATACAGGGCTTCATAACGCTTGCCGTGGCGGCTCGTCCAGCGTTCGACCGATATCTCGTCGAAACAGTAATACAAGGTGGCGCGCTCGTTGAGTCTGTGAAGCATGGTCAGACCCGATACTGGGTTGAAGGCATTGACAACCAGCGGTGATTGCATAGTCAATTCCCGCATAACCCGGTGTAGTCCTTTCACAAGCCGGTTCGCGTTCCATTGAACGAGCCAGTCGTGGGCTTTGTCGGGCAGCCAGTTTATGGGAAGCATAACGGGTGGATACCAGACGTATACCTCACTGCCATTATCCAATTTTTTGATCGTGAGCGAACCCGTTCCCCGGATGGATGAACGGACCGACAGCGTTTCGCTGCCGGCAGAACGCGTCAGCCAGTCTTTCAGCGTATATTGGTAGTCGACATACAGGACCCGATGGCGCACCGATAGGCAGGACATCAACTGAACGATGGCCTTTTGGAAATCGCCTTCCCAGGGTGTCTGGCTGATACAGATGATGCTGTCGAATTGTTCCATAAACGGGTATGCGCCTGTTAGGCCACCACATTGACGGCGCCGGGAGTTTTGGCTTTGGCCGTATCCCAACGTTCGCAGGTAGTGAAAAGAATGGAGCTGATGAATAGAATGGTACTGGTCGGAAACTGTCCAATAGTTGGGTTTGAGTAGCTCATGACAATAATGCCGATGAACTCGGCCAGTAGGGCAATCATCAGTTTAGACAGCCACGGGTCCTTTATTTGCCAGACCTTGTAAGTACCCAGCGCGATAATACTGGCCAGCACAAGCAGGTAAAGCGTCAAGCCCACTACGCCCGTTTCAATCCAAATCTCTACGTACCAGCTATCGGGCGGAATGATGGAGGCCGGGTGCTCGGGCGAGAAGCGGGCTCCCATATCGCCCGATGTACCAATGCCGGCACCAAAGGGTAAATCTTTGAGGTAGGCTTTCAGCTTGGCCTGGTTTTCCAGACGAACCAGAAAAGAAGCATCCTGATTAGGGTGGAGGGCCGATCGTATCCGGAAGATCTGATAGTTTGAATCGCCAATGCTGGTAAATAACAAAATAACGAGGATGGGAATGGCCGCGGCTATTCCTCCGAGCAACAGCCGGACATTACGCCGTAGTACGAGGTAAGCCGGGTAGCCCCCCAGCAAGACAAAAAGCGCACTGCGGGTACCCGAAACGGCAAAACCCCAGAAGAACAGCAGAGCCAGCACAATGAAGCTGACCTTCCGGATGAAATTCTTTTCCTCAATGAGAACGATCAGGCATACCAGCGTAACCCCGGCCATTTCAGCGCCAAACTGCGATGCGTCGGAGTAGAACGAGAAACTGCGCAACTGGCCCCATAACACGTGTGTTTTGGCCGCTCCCTGGGCCAGCCAAATAGCTTCGGCTTCGGCCACGCCAATGTATTGCTGCTTGAAAGCCCAAAAGCAGGCAAACAGCGACCAGCCAAGCCATATCTTGAAAAAAAGACGTATGTCGGCCCGGGTAATGTCCATAACCAGCACGATGATGGCGATGTAGAACCAGTTCAGGGAAAAGAACCGGGCGTGGAAGAACCAGGCTGGCTGGTACGGAGCTTCCGGATTGAAAAACTCCAGAATCGTGTAGAACAGCCAGACGGTAAGAATGTAAAAAACCGGGTGGTGCAGCCGGTGCCAGTTCATGCGCCTGCCGTTCAGAATAACACCCATCAGCGTGAGCATGATTACGCCGTCGAGCGCCAGACCCAGGGGCAATTCAACCGGAATGAACCGGCTGAAACCAAGGAAAAAGCCCAGATTAATGTAGATAAGGAGACCCAGCTTTGGTTCGACCAGAATGCTTACCAGTACCGTAAGGGCAATGGGAACCCCCACAATGAGCAGCCCGCTCATGGTACCCCAGGTGCCAATCATCCAGCCCGCTGCCAGAGGAAGTAGGATGCTCAGCAGCCCGAATATCAAACGGTTACTGCGGAGTTGCTGGCTTATATGAAATGTCCGGTCAGTCATTGTCGATCTGCAGGCAAGTATGCGTTGCTGGGTTATAAACGGGCTTTATAACGCCCGTTTCGACTTTTCCCAAACTCCCGAAAGATTACCATTCCGGAAGCGGGCAAAACCCAGTAATACGCACCAATTCATGAATACAAAGTAGAAAGGGACAAAGGTGAGTTTCCAGCGCGTTTGGCGGTTTTCCAGCCTATATCCAATATAGGCTATAAAGTAAAAAACAAATTGCGCTACAAGCGTTATTTGCCACAAAAATATATCCTTCGGGGCTTTAGCAGTAACAAAGGGTTCGGTAAGAATACCAATGTTTAGAAGCAGTAGTAAGGGCAGGCAGAAGGGAGTCACTGCCCACCGTAGTACCCGGTGGGAGACGTACTGGTACGTAAGCCAGCCGTACTTGGAAATGTTGAACAGATAGCCCAGACGCCGGATTGCCTGAAATCCACCGGCAGCAATCCGGACTTTACGCTTCATCTCTTCGGCTACCGAATGCGACGGCCTTTCCA is a window from the Spirosoma rigui genome containing:
- a CDS encoding acyltransferase, encoding MPLKQYIDSHPALKRFIHWTLIPTNKARPRRWVSWFVNPFIHQRHRSSTVSSGVRLDVLPFNGFEMGANSTIESFSVVNNGVGPVRIGANSLVGIGAIVIGPVEIGANVIMAQHVVLSGLNHTYENIHQPIWKQPVTTKPIIVEDECWIGANVTITAGVTIGRHAVVAGGSVVTHDVPPYSVVGGNPARVLKQYDESAGEWLKAAPKAAESLARQLTPVMA
- a CDS encoding O-antigen ligase family protein, translating into MTDRTFHISQQLRSNRLIFGLLSILLPLAAGWMIGTWGTMSGLLIVGVPIALTVLVSILVEPKLGLLIYINLGFFLGFSRFIPVELPLGLALDGVIMLTLMGVILNGRRMNWHRLHHPVFYILTVWLFYTILEFFNPEAPYQPAWFFHARFFSLNWFYIAIIVLVMDITRADIRLFFKIWLGWSLFACFWAFKQQYIGVAEAEAIWLAQGAAKTHVLWGQLRSFSFYSDASQFGAEMAGVTLVCLIVLIEEKNFIRKVSFIVLALLFFWGFAVSGTRSALFVLLGGYPAYLVLRRNVRLLLGGIAAAIPILVILLFTSIGDSNYQIFRIRSALHPNQDASFLVRLENQAKLKAYLKDLPFGAGIGTSGDMGARFSPEHPASIIPPDSWYVEIWIETGVVGLTLYLLVLASIIALGTYKVWQIKDPWLSKLMIALLAEFIGIIVMSYSNPTIGQFPTSTILFISSILFTTCERWDTAKAKTPGAVNVVA
- a CDS encoding glycosyltransferase, which produces MEQFDSIICISQTPWEGDFQKAIVQLMSCLSVRHRVLYVDYQYTLKDWLTRSAGSETLSVRSSIRGTGSLTIKKLDNGSEVYVWYPPVMLPINWLPDKAHDWLVQWNANRLVKGLHRVMRELTMQSPLVVNAFNPVSGLTMLHRLNERATLYYCFDEISVERWTSRHGKRYEALYLQRVDAVVTTSETLRRIKSTLQPNAFCVKNGVNFKLFNQALALASEQPALAKPVVGYLGTADNRIDLDLVEHCVRAMPDVLFQFIGDVNEPLITQRLSRYSNVDFIPPHQPHALPRFLAQLTAAIIPYVCNAHTYTIYPLKINEYLAAGLPVVSTPFSLLDDFDGIIELANNPADFVLALQRALTDESPLRRAARIATAQSNSWEKRAEEFEAIMAQFVHLPQQAAPI
- a CDS encoding glycosyltransferase family 2 protein gives rise to the protein MTNFLLPNWIAEHQFTYDPANPPQTLVRELRGRLSRFRSLDPEISIVIPAYNEEANLLNTLSSLAGQLSACRIELIVVNNNSSDRTQELLDQCGVKSVTERQPGVAYARQAGLNAARGWFVANADADCLYPPGWVDAIVNPLRQPTVACTYGLYSFIPNEQASRIMLECYEQVSHTLNFIRSRSEPYLNVYGFNFAFRRDDALAIGGFALDSGPVGSVAELVAEGKMPAVSKKGEDGWMALSLMREGKGTICRVTSTKAHVWTSVRRLVAHGSLGDAFTDRLNRTVKGWASGLLHRN
- a CDS encoding T9SS type B sorting domain-containing protein codes for the protein MASALDNPPTSGPLATRKQTNPAQYRARIQYIRQPMRSIRSILRMCLFGLTCGFSHASLGQVCLDLSKEPAVNQSFGQAGSSISLSGRTTYRASTDLCPVDGSYKVTDAVDGSCFMYSWHTIPEDHTPNDVRGNMMIVNASDAAGAFYTHPLTGLCSGTAYEFSVWGVNLLKPGICSDPVLPELTISIETEGGQIIQSINIGTIPQSSTPTWQRFSAVFTAPEQVEGVVVKLINQQGAGGCGNDIALDDIQLKQCGECRPTPVFAPEAFSPNNDGLNDDLVFHLRGANAFNLTIYNRWGKPVFTSNALDQRWDGSQAGAPCPAGDYSWVVNYQLTDATNVIRSYTKTGRVLLLR
- a CDS encoding alpha-1,2-fucosyltransferase yields the protein MIITRITSGLGNQLFQYALGRSLALQHKTSLYFDLSYYRQAYETDTLRAFKLDRFNIDYEVLNNSPYLYVSKFTKLLPNRTLKPLFRFVQEKHFHFDAGVRKASAAFVTLDGFWQSERYFGENEPIIRQDLQFNRETGDTFARYKTEIAQSQQPVSLHIRRGDYVNHPEFSKSFGFLGLDYYRAAIALLKSRFASFKLFIFSDDPEWVRENLITDVDYTLVVNTGADADLDDLHLMSLCSHHVIANSSFSWWGAWLNADPDKVVIAPKTWFRNKPDWNTADLVPTSWLRV
- a CDS encoding 4'-phosphopantetheinyl transferase family protein; this encodes MDNVSVTCTACQDVTWEGWSVDAIGSELAVYRINLSDVLPWLSPLRNLLAWDEIDRALRYRRPDDELRFSCTRALLRLLLARYTLQLPGELRFVAGANRKPALDGTTGWQFNVSHSGNWLLIAIGRAQVGVDLEWVNPGFPFHDVFELSFSHAEQRHIESAADARLAFYRLWTRKEALVKATGKGMDDAFDQIPSLTGTHQTNRQVLGQSGGWMVISFTVEDAYTAAVAHNGTPVATPRFYTLDPGLLLNNA